One window of the Labilibaculum sp. genome contains the following:
- a CDS encoding TlpA disulfide reductase family protein, translating into MKKIFITLLAIITAVTLFAQDHQGSLVKTGDQVPNFSIPTLDGKEFVISDLKGKVVLVNFFATWCGPCMKELPEVESQLWPKFKNENFAMVSIGREHTKEQLEAFNGKKGLTFPIAPDPKREVYAKFASQYIPRNFIVDKTGKIVWQGVGFSQEELDHMMKVIQENL; encoded by the coding sequence ATGAAAAAAATATTCATTACTCTATTGGCCATTATTACCGCAGTAACACTTTTTGCACAGGATCATCAGGGATCACTGGTAAAAACCGGCGATCAGGTACCCAATTTTTCAATTCCTACTTTGGATGGAAAAGAATTTGTTATCAGTGATTTAAAAGGCAAGGTAGTTTTGGTTAACTTTTTTGCTACCTGGTGTGGCCCATGCATGAAAGAACTGCCGGAAGTTGAGAGTCAGTTGTGGCCTAAATTTAAAAATGAAAATTTTGCAATGGTTTCTATTGGGCGAGAACACACAAAGGAACAATTGGAAGCTTTCAACGGGAAAAAAGGCCTTACATTTCCTATTGCTCCCGATCCTAAACGTGAGGTGTATGCTAAATTTGCAAGTCAGTACATTCCTCGTAACTTTATTGTTGATAAAACGGGAAAAATTGTGTGGCAGGGAGTTGGCTTTAGTCAGGAAGAATTAGATCATATGATGAAAGTGATTCAGGAGAATTTATAA
- a CDS encoding peptidase U32 family protein, whose translation MNRSEIELMAPVGSYESLMAAIQGGANSIYFGIEQLNMRSRSSNNFTIEDLHNIASICKENNIKSYLTVNTVLFDHDIKVMHKIVDAAKEGGVTAIIAADVSAIMYARTIDVEVHISTQCNITNIEAVKFYAQFADVVVLARELNLNQVAAIYKQIVDEEIRGPKGELIQIEMFAHGALCMAVSGKCYLSLHEKNSSANRGACMQTCRKAYTVTEKESGNQLEIDNEYIMSPKDLCTIGFLNKMLDAGVRVLKFEGRARSPEYVKTVVSNYSEAVDAYLEGDYTRDKIVQWMNNLATVFNRGFWDGYYLGQKIGEWSEEYGNRATKRKMLIGKGTNYFAKIKVAEFLLESQELKVGDQILITGPTTGVIETTVKEIRVDLKSVEKAVKGDSFSISMDTMIRRSDKLYKIVEVTNELIQ comes from the coding sequence ATGAATAGAAGTGAAATTGAATTAATGGCGCCGGTTGGTTCATACGAATCATTGATGGCCGCCATACAGGGAGGAGCCAATTCTATCTATTTTGGCATTGAGCAGTTGAATATGAGATCAAGATCTTCGAACAACTTTACCATCGAAGATTTGCACAATATTGCTTCCATTTGTAAGGAGAACAATATCAAATCGTACCTAACGGTGAATACTGTTTTGTTCGATCATGATATTAAAGTGATGCACAAAATTGTAGATGCGGCAAAAGAGGGTGGCGTAACAGCAATTATTGCTGCCGATGTTTCTGCAATCATGTATGCCCGCACAATTGATGTGGAAGTACACATTTCCACCCAATGCAACATTACCAACATCGAGGCAGTAAAGTTCTATGCTCAGTTTGCTGATGTGGTAGTATTGGCCCGTGAATTGAATTTGAACCAGGTAGCCGCTATTTACAAGCAAATTGTTGATGAGGAAATCCGCGGGCCAAAAGGGGAATTGATTCAAATAGAGATGTTCGCTCACGGAGCATTGTGTATGGCAGTTTCAGGAAAATGCTATTTGAGTCTGCATGAGAAAAATTCATCGGCAAATCGTGGTGCCTGCATGCAAACATGCCGAAAAGCCTATACGGTTACCGAAAAGGAATCTGGAAATCAGCTGGAGATCGATAATGAATACATCATGTCGCCAAAAGACCTGTGCACCATTGGTTTTCTAAATAAAATGCTCGATGCAGGAGTTCGTGTCTTGAAATTTGAAGGCCGGGCCCGCTCTCCGGAATATGTAAAAACAGTAGTTTCGAATTATAGCGAGGCGGTTGATGCTTACTTGGAAGGTGATTATACCCGCGATAAAATTGTTCAGTGGATGAATAACCTGGCAACAGTTTTTAACCGTGGTTTTTGGGATGGTTACTATCTTGGGCAAAAGATTGGTGAATGGAGTGAGGAGTACGGCAACCGGGCAACTAAGCGTAAAATGCTGATTGGTAAGGGAACCAATTACTTTGCCAAGATTAAAGTGGCCGAATTCTTATTGGAGTCGCAGGAATTAAAGGTCGGCGATCAGATTTTGATAACAGGCCCCACAACCGGAGTAATTGAAACAACTGTAAAAGAAATTCGAGTTGATCTGAAATCAGTCGAAAAAGCCGTTAAAGGCGATAGCTTCTCCATTTCAATGGATACAATGATTCGTCGGTCGGATAAATTGTATAAGATTGTAGAGGTAACCAACGAATTAATTCAGTAG
- a CDS encoding redoxin family protein: MRYLLAISLLFATLSCSNSAEKGRMIDSGKLTHLISQKDKTLVYVWTTWCSGCRKTLAETLPRLQETIDASEYQILLIAASKNKAEVDSLVSNNALQVNSYFLDFTGPDKGIFQNLGIQFLLEKTFPNDEIFTRAIPVFFLVDKNGKVLNKKLPHSYDEAISLLNR, translated from the coding sequence ATGAGATACTTACTAGCTATCAGCCTATTATTTGCAACACTTTCCTGCTCAAATTCTGCCGAAAAAGGGAGGATGATTGATTCCGGGAAATTGACTCATCTTATCTCCCAAAAGGATAAAACCCTGGTATATGTTTGGACCACCTGGTGCAGTGGCTGCCGCAAGACTTTGGCTGAAACTCTTCCCCGGCTCCAAGAAACTATTGATGCTTCCGAATATCAAATACTACTAATTGCAGCAAGTAAAAATAAAGCAGAAGTCGATTCTCTGGTCTCAAATAATGCGTTGCAGGTAAACTCCTATTTTCTCGATTTTACAGGCCCCGATAAAGGCATATTTCAAAATTTAGGCATTCAGTTTCTGTTGGAGAAAACTTTTCCGAACGATGAGATATTTACCCGGGCCATTCCGGTATTCTTTCTGGTTGACAAAAATGGAAAAGTCCTGAATAAAAAACTTCCCCATTCCTACGATGAAGCTATTTCCCTGTTAAATAGATAG
- a CDS encoding pyrimidine/purine nucleoside phosphorylase has translation MISANAYFNETVKSLGYTTASGKSTVGVMEEGDYEFGTSMHETMTVIEGELIVLLPNETEWKSYKSGETFEVEANASFQVKSVGQTSYLCRYK, from the coding sequence ATGATTTCAGCTAACGCATACTTTAATGAAACTGTAAAATCGTTAGGTTACACAACTGCATCAGGAAAATCAACTGTTGGAGTTATGGAAGAAGGCGACTATGAATTTGGCACTTCGATGCACGAAACAATGACTGTTATTGAAGGTGAATTAATTGTATTACTTCCTAATGAAACAGAATGGAAATCGTACAAATCGGGTGAAACTTTTGAAGTTGAAGCAAATGCTTCCTTTCAAGTAAAATCGGTTGGACAAACTTCCTACTTGTGCCGGTATAAATAA
- a CDS encoding DJ-1/PfpI family protein, whose amino-acid sequence MNKKVLLFLAQGFEAYEASAFTDVFGWSRECGFEQVDMLTTGLRPVLKCYWNLIVQPEIPFGQINVDDFDALAIPGGAGDAGFFEDAYDERFLSLIREFDKKGKPIASICVAALPIGKSGILKNRKATTWDLNEGARRRQLARFGALVQEKQLVVDNNIITSTGPATSLDVAFHLLEMLTSSRNVTEIKRNMRFKLD is encoded by the coding sequence ATGAATAAAAAAGTTCTCCTATTTTTGGCTCAAGGATTTGAAGCTTACGAGGCCAGTGCTTTTACCGATGTATTTGGTTGGAGCAGGGAGTGTGGTTTCGAACAAGTGGATATGCTCACAACAGGCTTGCGTCCCGTACTAAAATGTTATTGGAATTTGATTGTACAGCCTGAAATTCCTTTCGGTCAAATAAATGTGGATGATTTCGATGCTTTAGCTATTCCTGGAGGAGCTGGAGATGCTGGTTTTTTTGAGGATGCTTACGATGAACGTTTTCTTAGCTTAATTCGGGAATTTGATAAAAAAGGGAAGCCAATTGCCTCGATTTGTGTAGCTGCTCTGCCTATTGGAAAATCGGGAATTCTGAAAAATAGAAAAGCAACAACATGGGATTTAAACGAAGGTGCCAGACGCAGGCAATTAGCCCGGTTCGGAGCCTTGGTTCAGGAAAAACAGTTGGTTGTAGACAATAACATCATTACATCAACAGGCCCGGCAACAAGCCTCGATGTGGCTTTCCATTTACTTGAAATGTTAACAAGCAGCCGGAATGTAACTGAAATAAAAAGGAATATGCGTTTCAAATTGGATTAA
- a CDS encoding DUF4377 domain-containing protein, translated as MKKLNLLLGFIISITLINCATKEEQDREKEVVFTIYEETGFGGAILSTYLTEPLLFSESDNEKIRNLTNILVEGLVDFNYERGYRYTFKAKKIWMSEPPQDASDIKYILSELLLKEKVITEDKEEEMTLFVASETIKFIPRYRKEYEAEDESAPNIYDALRVKEVGKDSWMALVDIEDFNYESGWEYEIRVKKVTQAESYSVKYVLLDIVLKKEKN; from the coding sequence ATGAAAAAACTAAATTTATTACTTGGATTTATTATTTCAATTACGCTTATTAATTGTGCTACTAAAGAGGAACAAGACAGAGAGAAAGAGGTTGTATTTACAATTTATGAAGAGACTGGTTTTGGTGGAGCTATATTGAGTACTTATCTGACTGAGCCTTTATTATTTTCTGAAAGTGATAATGAGAAAATTCGCAACTTGACTAACATTTTAGTTGAAGGATTAGTTGATTTTAATTATGAAAGGGGTTATAGGTACACCTTTAAGGCAAAAAAAATATGGATGTCAGAACCGCCTCAGGATGCTTCAGATATTAAATATATTCTAAGTGAATTGCTGTTAAAAGAAAAAGTGATAACTGAGGATAAAGAGGAAGAGATGACACTCTTTGTAGCATCGGAGACGATTAAGTTTATACCCAGATATCGAAAAGAATATGAGGCCGAAGATGAATCGGCTCCTAATATTTATGACGCACTACGTGTAAAAGAGGTAGGAAAGGATAGTTGGATGGCACTTGTTGATATTGAAGACTTCAATTATGAATCTGGATGGGAATATGAGATTAGAGTAAAGAAAGTAACTCAAGCTGAATCATATTCTGTTAAATATGTACTGCTTGATATTGTATTAAAAAAAGAGAAAAACTAA
- a CDS encoding dienelactone hydrolase family protein, whose product MKNILLLLFALSLVLASCNPASKKAETPVSEIQEQAGYPELVEFESLDSLMISAHLYQIDETSPFILLCHQARFNKFEYAGVAERLNEMGFNCLAIDQRSGGPIGNTQNETYLRALKAAKGVDYLDAEADIVAAIDYLTQEYTSKVILWGSSYSSTLALYIAADREDVSAVISFSPGNYLAGTKGSLVDKLENFAKPMFLTSSNSEAKSVTDLLAKHKLLGKQVQFIPEGAGHHGSRALWKNQQGGEEYWKAVTDFLNQLK is encoded by the coding sequence ATGAAAAATATTCTCTTACTACTGTTCGCTTTAAGCTTGGTATTGGCATCATGCAATCCGGCTTCTAAAAAAGCTGAAACACCCGTTTCCGAAATACAGGAACAAGCCGGATATCCTGAATTGGTTGAGTTTGAATCTTTGGATTCATTGATGATTAGCGCTCACTTGTATCAGATTGATGAGACATCTCCGTTTATTTTACTTTGCCATCAGGCCCGATTCAACAAATTTGAATATGCCGGTGTTGCCGAACGATTAAACGAGATGGGTTTTAACTGCCTGGCGATTGATCAGCGTTCGGGCGGGCCAATTGGTAACACTCAGAACGAAACCTATTTAAGAGCTCTTAAAGCGGCAAAAGGAGTCGATTATCTGGATGCTGAAGCAGACATTGTTGCAGCTATCGATTATTTGACTCAGGAATACACCTCGAAAGTAATCTTGTGGGGATCTTCCTATTCCTCAACGTTGGCATTGTATATCGCTGCCGATCGGGAAGATGTAAGTGCAGTAATCTCTTTTAGTCCGGGTAATTATCTGGCCGGAACCAAAGGGTCATTAGTCGATAAATTAGAAAATTTTGCAAAGCCCATGTTTCTAACCAGTTCGAACAGCGAGGCCAAGAGTGTGACCGATTTGCTCGCAAAGCATAAATTACTTGGAAAACAGGTTCAGTTTATTCCTGAAGGAGCCGGGCATCATGGTTCCCGTGCTTTGTGGAAAAATCAGCAAGGCGGAGAAGAGTATTGGAAAGCTGTTACCGATTTCTTAAATCAATTGAAATAG
- a CDS encoding zinc-ribbon domain-containing protein, with the protein MIFIFGANDKTIEQQQCHNQEHCYHCNNTTKWILEKNATYASLFFISVFPIKTRYIHYCPICKNGNQLNEDEYNRKKNAR; encoded by the coding sequence ATGATCTTCATTTTCGGAGCCAACGATAAAACAATAGAACAGCAGCAATGCCATAATCAAGAGCATTGTTATCATTGCAACAATACAACAAAATGGATATTGGAAAAGAATGCCACTTATGCCAGTTTGTTCTTTATATCGGTATTTCCAATAAAAACGCGATACATTCACTACTGTCCAATTTGTAAAAACGGAAATCAATTGAACGAAGATGAATACAATCGGAAAAAGAATGCCCGTTGA
- a CDS encoding YihY/virulence factor BrkB family protein — translation MKSLRNYFDIVMNFLSRGVWNMRLKELSGPRYFLIRQLRIYLLAIKGFYEDKCQLRASALTFYSILSVVPVLAMGFGIAKGFDLEQKLEKELIANLSGQEEVLNWLIEFANKMLINTKGSLVAGLGFVILFWSVLKVLTNIEESFNDVWRIKKGRTWGRRFSDYTAIMIFAPILLIGSSGATVFLKTMIKQVTQGNTLMEAVGPYLSFLINLTPYFLVWILFTMLYTFMPNTHVKFKSGLLAGVIAGTIYQLFQVLYIEFQGMVTTYNAVYGSFAALPLFLMWLQMSWLVVLLGAEISFAEQNVENYEYETETSEIAYDYKRLLSIYVLHLIIHNFKKDQVPMLSQDISHRLQMPIRLVREILFDLINARLVAELVTDTDKQIAYHPAFDINTMSVNKVIDILENTGSDKIPVLETETYVELKSILQDYRNSVSSSQQETFLKDIDLDKEFTLKES, via the coding sequence ATGAAGAGTCTTCGTAATTATTTCGATATCGTAATGAATTTTTTGAGTCGTGGAGTATGGAACATGCGCTTAAAAGAATTGTCCGGACCTCGTTATTTTTTAATTCGGCAATTACGAATTTACCTTTTGGCTATTAAAGGTTTTTACGAAGACAAATGTCAATTGCGGGCATCTGCCTTAACTTTTTATTCCATTTTATCAGTGGTGCCTGTTTTGGCTATGGGTTTTGGAATTGCCAAAGGATTCGATTTGGAACAGAAGCTAGAGAAGGAGCTGATAGCGAATCTTTCCGGTCAGGAAGAAGTTTTGAACTGGCTGATTGAGTTTGCGAACAAGATGCTGATCAATACAAAAGGATCATTGGTAGCGGGATTGGGATTTGTCATCTTGTTTTGGTCGGTATTAAAGGTTTTAACCAATATCGAGGAATCGTTTAACGATGTTTGGCGAATAAAGAAGGGGAGAACCTGGGGGCGCAGGTTCAGTGATTACACTGCGATCATGATTTTTGCACCCATTTTACTAATTGGCTCCAGTGGAGCAACAGTTTTCTTAAAAACCATGATTAAACAGGTAACCCAAGGCAATACTTTAATGGAGGCAGTTGGGCCATATCTTAGTTTTCTGATTAATTTAACTCCTTATTTTTTGGTATGGATCCTATTTACCATGCTGTACACTTTTATGCCGAATACGCATGTGAAATTTAAGTCGGGATTGCTGGCGGGAGTTATTGCCGGTACAATTTATCAACTATTTCAGGTTTTGTACATCGAGTTTCAGGGGATGGTTACAACCTATAATGCTGTTTACGGTAGTTTTGCCGCCTTGCCGCTATTTTTAATGTGGTTGCAGATGAGTTGGTTGGTGGTTTTGTTGGGCGCAGAAATTTCGTTTGCTGAGCAGAATGTTGAAAATTACGAGTACGAAACAGAAACCTCCGAAATAGCATACGATTACAAACGCTTGTTAAGTATATATGTTCTGCATTTAATTATCCATAATTTTAAAAAGGATCAGGTGCCAATGCTTTCGCAGGATATTTCTCATCGATTACAGATGCCTATCCGTTTGGTACGGGAAATTCTTTTCGATTTGATAAATGCCCGATTGGTAGCAGAATTAGTAACCGATACAGACAAACAAATAGCATACCATCCGGCTTTTGATATTAATACCATGTCGGTAAATAAAGTGATTGATATTTTGGAGAATACAGGATCTGATAAGATTCCTGTTTTGGAGACCGAGACATATGTAGAACTAAAATCTATTTTACAGGACTACCGAAATTCAGTTTCATCGAGTCAGCAAGAGACATTTTTGAAGGATATTGATTTGGATAAGGAGTTTACCTTAAAGGAAAGCTAG
- a CDS encoding response regulator transcription factor, protein MKKEILIIEDDLSLQKILADYLSGCGFQCTCVELIKDGKSLFDKKFFHIVLLDLGLPDGEGLDCISFIKSIWSDTGVIIISARDKLEDRVDGLNLGADDYLVKPFHLSELNARINALLRRNFQAENQLLSFGELEIDTRSNQVKIRNEQVDFSRKEFDLLLYFIENKNRVLTKESLFEHVWGENPVFMDNSDFIYTHINRLRKKIKNYTGENYIKTVHGFGYKLDNR, encoded by the coding sequence ATGAAAAAAGAAATTCTAATTATTGAAGATGACCTTTCCTTGCAAAAAATCTTAGCTGATTATCTTTCAGGTTGTGGATTTCAATGTACTTGTGTGGAGCTGATTAAGGATGGCAAATCTCTTTTCGATAAAAAGTTTTTCCATATTGTACTTCTTGATTTGGGACTTCCCGATGGTGAAGGATTGGATTGCATCTCTTTTATCAAATCAATTTGGTCCGATACAGGTGTGATCATCATTTCAGCCCGCGATAAGCTGGAAGACCGGGTTGATGGTCTAAATTTAGGTGCTGATGACTACTTAGTTAAACCATTTCATCTTTCAGAACTCAATGCAAGAATCAATGCGCTTTTGCGCAGAAACTTCCAAGCAGAAAATCAGCTGTTAAGCTTTGGCGAATTGGAAATTGATACTCGTTCCAATCAAGTGAAAATTAGGAACGAACAAGTAGATTTTAGCCGAAAAGAATTTGATTTGCTCCTGTATTTTATCGAAAACAAAAATAGAGTTCTTACTAAAGAGAGCTTGTTTGAACATGTGTGGGGCGAAAACCCGGTTTTTATGGATAACTCCGATTTTATTTACACGCACATCAACCGACTCCGGAAAAAAATCAAAAATTATACCGGAGAAAATTACATTAAAACTGTTCATGGCTTTGGCTATAAATTAGATAACCGCTAA
- a CDS encoding HAMP domain-containing sensor histidine kinase, producing MKLLTKINRSYFKYGILVFLIADFVIIAMSNYFLKEEIDQQLRLEATEIFEVLKEKGKFQSIYPTDIVTPISSSEIRANSKKDTLILDLYQNELTPYREFTSYQSINEKHYRITTRQMLMEFDDILTIFTTLISSVLFLIFIGLLLFTHRLNTSLWKIFNDNVEKIKFYSLTPPSKLELTATGIDEFDALNQVLSMMSSRLEKDYTATKEFSANAAHEFQTPLAVIRNKCENLFSDSNLNENTIKTIREIYLSTDKLSGITKALLLLAKIDHGQFNERDHVSLNQIFNYWMSSFQDVIQDRNLLVTISAADNCQLLMDKRLANLLIQNIFVNAIKHSKNGEEISIYLAKDYFTITNSGEQAINQPEMIFNRFYTESQNIGSTGIGLAIVKKIADHYKINIDYSFKDFKHLFTFKLQNC from the coding sequence ATGAAACTCTTAACTAAAATAAACAGATCCTATTTCAAATATGGTATTCTGGTATTTCTAATAGCTGATTTTGTTATCATTGCAATGAGCAATTACTTTTTAAAAGAAGAAATTGACCAGCAATTGCGTCTTGAAGCAACAGAAATTTTTGAAGTGCTAAAGGAAAAAGGAAAATTTCAGAGCATTTATCCTACGGATATAGTTACTCCCATTTCTTCCTCTGAAATTAGAGCTAATAGTAAGAAGGACACATTGATTTTGGACTTGTACCAGAATGAACTAACTCCCTATAGAGAATTCACAAGCTATCAATCCATTAATGAAAAACATTATCGAATTACAACACGGCAAATGCTGATGGAGTTCGATGACATTCTCACAATCTTCACCACCCTTATATCCAGTGTATTATTTTTAATTTTCATTGGCTTACTGCTGTTTACACATAGGTTGAATACCTCCCTTTGGAAAATTTTTAATGACAATGTTGAGAAAATAAAATTTTATTCCTTAACCCCTCCATCAAAATTGGAATTGACAGCTACCGGAATTGATGAATTTGACGCTTTAAACCAAGTGCTTTCGATGATGTCGAGCCGTTTGGAAAAGGATTACACAGCAACTAAGGAATTCTCCGCCAATGCTGCCCACGAATTTCAGACTCCTCTTGCTGTTATCCGAAATAAATGCGAAAACTTATTTTCAGACTCAAATTTAAATGAGAACACAATCAAAACAATACGGGAAATATACCTTTCTACAGATAAACTTTCAGGCATTACCAAAGCACTGCTCCTGCTTGCAAAAATTGACCACGGACAATTCAATGAGAGAGATCATGTTTCTTTGAATCAAATTTTCAACTATTGGATGAGTTCATTTCAGGATGTAATACAAGATAGAAACTTACTGGTTACGATTTCTGCTGCGGACAATTGCCAATTGCTAATGGACAAAAGGTTAGCGAACCTTTTGATCCAAAATATTTTTGTAAATGCCATAAAACACAGTAAGAATGGTGAAGAAATATCGATTTATCTAGCTAAAGATTATTTTACAATCACCAATTCAGGCGAACAAGCCATTAACCAACCCGAGATGATCTTTAATCGGTTTTACACGGAAAGCCAAAATATTGGATCAACAGGAATTGGTTTGGCTATTGTGAAAAAAATAGCAGACCATTACAAAATTAATATCGATTATTCATTTAAGGATTTTAAACACTTATTTACATTCAAATTACAGAATTGTTAG
- a CDS encoding sulfatase-like hydrolase/transferase: MKFKNILRSRFGGLVLFGFIFLAISFLIRTILLITDFQNVDLNFIRFVQIYSIGLFYDLVAISYFIIPFTFYLLLIPDKIFNSKIHRWISYVFFIVTIGILVFSGIGEWFFWEEFSVRYNFIAVDYLVYTHEVISNIRESYPMPAILLGMLLVSGGIFALVKKNFDHSVNSESRFVKRLTTCVILWMFPLAAFYTINKSSAEITENTYSNELAHNGIYQIFSAFRNNELNYNSFYQSIDDKEAFTNLRKLIKTSNSEFTSENIFDVSRKITYPGEDQKYNVMLITVESLSGSFFTRFGGKDNITPNMDTIAQKSLFFTNFYATGTRTVRGMEALTLSLPPTPGFSIVKRPKNEGMFTLGNILSSKGYNSNFIYAGNGYFDNMNYFFGNNGYNVVDRKNFLDSEITFENAWGVCDEDLFAKACQVADSSYKAGKPFHNFIMTTSNHRPYTYPDSKIDIPSHTGRNGAVKYTDFAIAKFLREAKNHEWFKKTIFVIVADHCASSAGKTSLPVNKYHIPLIIYAPNIIQPSENNTLASQIDFAPTILGLLNMDYTSKFFGKDILLENPNRALIGTYQKIGLLQNDQLIVQLPVKRTESFKISGEEQDAEQINPTELKDAITYYQTASYLFHNKKYSFKD; the protein is encoded by the coding sequence ATGAAGTTCAAAAATATCCTGCGTAGTCGATTTGGTGGTCTTGTACTGTTTGGTTTTATTTTCCTTGCCATTTCTTTTCTGATCCGAACAATTCTTTTAATTACTGATTTCCAGAATGTAGATCTAAACTTTATTCGGTTTGTTCAAATTTACAGCATAGGCTTATTTTACGATCTGGTTGCCATTTCCTATTTTATCATTCCTTTTACATTCTATTTGCTTTTAATTCCTGATAAAATATTTAACTCCAAAATCCATCGCTGGATTTCTTATGTATTTTTTATTGTAACTATTGGAATTCTTGTTTTTTCGGGAATTGGAGAATGGTTTTTTTGGGAAGAATTTAGCGTGCGATACAACTTTATTGCTGTTGACTATCTGGTTTACACCCACGAAGTTATTTCCAATATTCGGGAGTCCTATCCAATGCCTGCTATTCTATTAGGTATGTTATTGGTTTCAGGAGGAATTTTTGCTCTTGTTAAAAAGAATTTCGACCATAGTGTCAATTCAGAATCCCGATTCGTTAAACGTCTTACTACATGTGTTATTTTGTGGATGTTCCCACTTGCAGCATTCTACACAATCAATAAAAGCTCAGCAGAAATTACCGAAAACACTTATTCCAATGAGTTGGCTCACAATGGAATCTATCAAATTTTCTCGGCCTTTCGAAACAACGAACTGAATTACAATTCCTTTTATCAATCAATCGATGATAAAGAGGCTTTTACAAACCTTCGAAAGTTGATAAAAACCTCAAACAGTGAATTTACAAGTGAGAATATTTTTGATGTAAGCCGAAAAATTACTTATCCGGGCGAAGATCAGAAGTACAATGTAATGCTGATCACCGTTGAAAGTTTGAGTGGTTCTTTTTTCACCCGATTCGGAGGAAAAGACAATATTACACCCAACATGGATACAATTGCTCAGAAATCGCTTTTTTTCACCAATTTTTACGCAACAGGTACACGTACAGTTCGTGGAATGGAAGCACTGACTCTCTCCTTACCGCCAACACCGGGGTTTTCGATTGTTAAACGTCCAAAAAACGAAGGCATGTTTACCCTTGGAAATATATTAAGCTCAAAAGGTTATAACTCAAACTTTATTTATGCCGGAAACGGTTATTTTGATAATATGAACTATTTCTTTGGAAACAACGGATACAATGTTGTTGATCGAAAAAACTTCCTGGACAGTGAAATTACATTTGAAAATGCCTGGGGTGTTTGCGACGAAGACCTGTTTGCGAAAGCATGTCAGGTGGCCGACAGTAGTTATAAGGCAGGAAAACCTTTTCATAATTTTATCATGACAACATCCAATCATCGTCCATATACGTATCCTGATTCAAAAATTGATATTCCATCACATACAGGAAGAAACGGTGCTGTTAAGTATACTGACTTTGCCATTGCTAAATTTCTTCGCGAAGCAAAAAATCACGAATGGTTCAAGAAAACTATTTTTGTGATTGTTGCAGACCATTGTGCTTCAAGTGCAGGAAAAACATCTCTTCCGGTAAATAAATATCACATTCCGCTTATTATTTACGCTCCAAATATTATTCAGCCATCCGAAAACAATACACTGGCCTCTCAAATTGATTTTGCTCCGACTATTCTGGGGCTTTTAAATATGGATTACACCTCCAAATTTTTTGGCAAAGATATTCTTTTAGAAAACCCAAACCGGGCATTAATCGGCACTTATCAGAAAATTGGTTTGTTACAAAACGATCAGCTAATCGTTCAATTGCCTGTAAAACGAACCGAATCCTTTAAAATATCCGGAGAAGAACAAGACGCGGAACAAATTAATCCGACCGAATTAAAGGATGCAATTACTTACTATCAAACAGCCAGTTATCTTTTTCACAATAAAAAATATTCTTTTAAAGACTAA